One region of Streptomyces subrutilus genomic DNA includes:
- a CDS encoding sensor histidine kinase codes for MDVTDPRSQEHPVSPATPRPRTPADADTRTLTTVMHAAFFLLLGASVARFLLRHPGEPRTPWVLALSIALALLYVLGPAVGASGQGSARADRQSPGRLVWLGLVVATWVVLVVLAPSFAWCAVPLFFTALRTLPPRAAIVLVALLTVFVVIAQLRLATAFDPNLLLAPPAVAALATAVFVHMERQARAQRTLIDDLIRTRRELAATERREGTLAERQRLSMEIHDTLAQNLSSQQMLLQAADRTWDSDPGTARAHVRTATGIAARGLAEARRLVHDLAPPQLADGAGLAEALRALDAGPDVEVRFHLEGAPAPLPDRVQSALLRIAQGALANVREHSGARTAALTLSFLGDQVVLDVADDGHGFAEPRTATDSTPAAPGRGHGLPAMRARVRQLGGTLTIESTPGEGTVLSAAIPLEPTP; via the coding sequence ATGGACGTAACCGACCCGAGGAGCCAGGAGCACCCCGTGAGCCCCGCGACCCCGCGGCCCCGCACCCCGGCGGACGCCGACACCCGCACCCTGACGACCGTCATGCACGCCGCGTTCTTCCTGCTCCTCGGCGCATCGGTGGCCCGCTTCCTGCTCCGCCACCCCGGCGAACCCCGCACCCCCTGGGTCCTCGCCCTCAGCATCGCCCTGGCGCTGCTCTACGTGCTCGGCCCCGCCGTCGGCGCCTCCGGCCAGGGCTCCGCGCGAGCGGACCGGCAGTCCCCCGGCCGCCTCGTCTGGCTCGGCCTGGTCGTCGCCACCTGGGTGGTCCTGGTGGTCCTCGCGCCGAGCTTCGCCTGGTGCGCCGTACCCCTGTTCTTCACCGCCCTGCGCACCCTCCCCCCGCGTGCGGCGATCGTCCTCGTCGCCCTGCTCACCGTCTTCGTCGTGATCGCCCAGCTCCGGCTCGCCACCGCCTTCGACCCGAACCTCCTGCTGGCCCCGCCCGCCGTCGCCGCCCTCGCCACCGCGGTCTTCGTCCACATGGAGCGCCAGGCCCGGGCCCAGCGCACGCTGATCGACGATCTGATCCGCACCCGCAGGGAACTCGCCGCCACCGAGCGCCGCGAAGGCACCCTCGCCGAACGGCAGCGGTTGTCCATGGAGATCCACGACACCCTCGCGCAGAACCTGTCCAGCCAGCAGATGCTGCTCCAGGCCGCCGACCGCACCTGGGACTCCGACCCCGGCACGGCCCGCGCACACGTCCGTACCGCCACCGGCATCGCCGCCCGCGGCCTCGCCGAGGCGCGCCGCCTCGTCCACGACCTGGCCCCGCCCCAGCTCGCCGACGGTGCCGGGCTCGCCGAGGCCCTGCGCGCCCTGGACGCCGGACCCGACGTCGAGGTCCGCTTCCACCTCGAGGGCGCCCCGGCCCCGCTCCCCGACCGCGTGCAGTCGGCGCTGCTGCGGATAGCCCAGGGCGCGCTGGCGAACGTACGGGAGCACTCCGGCGCCCGGACGGCCGCGCTCACCCTGAGCTTCCTCGGCGACCAGGTGGTCCTGGACGTGGCCGACGACGGCCACGGCTTCGCCGAACCCCGTACCGCCACCGATAGCACCCCAGCCGCCCCCGGACGCGGCCACGGCCTCCCGGCGATGCGCGCCCGCGTCCGCCAGCTGGGCGGCACCCTGACGATCGAATCCACGCCGGGCGAGGGCACCGTCCTCTCCGCGGCCATCCCCCTGGAGCCGACCCCATGA
- a CDS encoding NAD(P)/FAD-dependent oxidoreductase — translation MTTNGGISFWYATDRTAPTTPPRPPLTADATADVVIVGGGYTGLWTAYYLKTAAPDLRVTVLEQKFCGYGASGRNGGWLYNGIAGRDRYAALHGHQAAQRLQQAMNGTVTEVIDVAAKEGIDADIQRGGVLEVARTPAQLTRLKAFHATELAFGETDRELHDAAATRARIDIADAVGSSWSPHGARIHPLKLARGLAAACERLGVVIHESTPVTEIAPRKAVTPYGTVRAPHVLRCTEGFTAALKGHKRAWLPMNSSMIVTAPIPESTWQRLAWSDSALLGDMAHAYMYAQRTADGRIAIGGRGVPYRFGSRTDNDGRTRPATIDSLRDLLFSFFPLLTGTEITHAWSGVLGVPRDWCATVTLDPATGLGWAGGYVGSGVATANLAGRTLRDLVLGDTTELTSLPWVNHRVRRWEPEPFRWLGVQALYAAYRQADRHETATHTPDTTPLARLANRISGRH, via the coding sequence ATGACGACCAACGGCGGCATCTCCTTCTGGTACGCGACCGACCGCACCGCCCCCACCACCCCACCGCGCCCACCGCTCACCGCCGACGCCACGGCCGACGTCGTCATCGTCGGCGGCGGCTACACCGGCCTGTGGACCGCCTACTACCTCAAGACCGCCGCCCCCGACCTCCGCGTCACCGTCCTCGAGCAGAAGTTCTGCGGCTACGGCGCCTCCGGCCGCAACGGCGGCTGGCTCTACAACGGCATCGCCGGCCGCGACCGCTACGCCGCGCTCCACGGCCACCAGGCCGCCCAGCGCCTCCAGCAGGCCATGAACGGCACGGTCACCGAGGTCATCGACGTCGCGGCCAAGGAGGGCATCGACGCCGACATCCAGCGCGGCGGCGTCCTCGAAGTCGCCCGCACCCCCGCCCAGCTCACCCGGCTGAAGGCCTTCCACGCCACCGAGCTCGCCTTCGGCGAGACCGACCGCGAACTGCACGACGCCGCCGCCACCCGCGCCCGCATCGACATCGCGGACGCCGTCGGCTCCAGCTGGAGCCCGCACGGCGCCCGCATCCACCCGCTCAAGCTCGCCCGGGGCCTGGCCGCGGCCTGCGAACGCCTCGGCGTCGTCATCCACGAGTCCACCCCGGTCACGGAGATCGCCCCGCGCAAGGCCGTCACCCCCTACGGCACCGTCCGCGCCCCGCACGTCCTGCGCTGCACGGAGGGCTTCACCGCCGCCCTCAAGGGCCACAAGCGCGCCTGGCTCCCGATGAACTCCTCGATGATCGTGACGGCCCCGATCCCGGAGTCGACCTGGCAGCGGCTGGCCTGGTCGGACTCGGCGCTCCTGGGGGACATGGCCCACGCCTACATGTACGCCCAGCGCACCGCCGACGGCCGCATCGCGATCGGCGGGCGCGGCGTCCCGTACCGCTTCGGCTCGCGCACGGACAACGACGGCCGCACCCGGCCGGCCACCATCGACTCCCTGCGCGACCTGCTCTTCTCCTTCTTCCCCCTGCTCACCGGTACGGAGATCACCCACGCCTGGTCGGGCGTGCTGGGCGTACCCCGCGACTGGTGCGCCACCGTCACCCTGGACCCCGCCACCGGCCTCGGCTGGGCGGGCGGCTACGTCGGCTCCGGCGTGGCCACCGCCAACCTCGCGGGCCGCACTCTGCGCGACCTGGTCCTCGGCGACACCACCGAGCTGACCTCCCTGCCCTGGGTCAACCACCGCGTACGCCGCTGGGAGCCGGAACCCTTCCGCTGGCTCGGCGTCCAGGCCCTCTACGCCGCCTACCGCCAGGCGGACCGCCACGAAACGGCCACCCACACCCCGGACACGACCCCCCTGGCCCGCCTGGCCAACCGCATCTCGGGCCGCCACTGA
- a CDS encoding response regulator, with the protein MTTILLCDDHVVVRAGLLALLGSEPDIEVLGEAGSGEEAVALAAKLGPDVVLMDLQLGEGIDGVEATRRITALPDPPHVLVLTTYDTDADITRAIGAGATGYLLKAERPEELFAAIHSAAQGRTTLSAPVASRVMAHMRGTRPTLTDRELDILGQLARGLGNRDIARALFISEATVKTHLGRIYDKLGVDTRAGAVSVAKEQRLLPS; encoded by the coding sequence ATGACGACGATCCTCCTCTGCGACGACCACGTGGTCGTACGGGCCGGCCTGCTGGCCCTCCTCGGCAGCGAGCCCGACATCGAGGTGCTCGGGGAGGCGGGCAGCGGCGAGGAGGCCGTCGCCCTGGCGGCCAAACTCGGCCCGGACGTGGTCCTGATGGACCTCCAGCTGGGCGAGGGCATCGACGGGGTCGAAGCCACCCGCCGCATCACGGCCCTCCCGGACCCGCCGCACGTCCTGGTCCTCACCACGTACGACACGGACGCCGACATCACCCGGGCCATCGGCGCGGGCGCGACGGGCTACCTCCTCAAGGCGGAGCGCCCGGAGGAGCTGTTCGCCGCGATCCACTCGGCGGCGCAGGGCCGTACGACCCTGTCCGCGCCGGTGGCGAGCCGGGTGATGGCCCACATGCGCGGCACCCGCCCCACCCTCACCGACCGCGAGCTGGACATCCTCGGCCAGCTGGCCCGCGGCCTCGGCAACCGCGACATCGCCCGCGCCCTGTTCATCAGCGAGGCGACGGTCAAGACGCACCTGGGCCGGATCTACGACAAGCTCGGCGTCGACACCCGCGCCGGCGCCGTGTCGGTCGCCAAGGAACAGCGCCTCCTGCCGTCCTGA
- a CDS encoding GntR family transcriptional regulator, which translates to MAPKWRELADKLAEQIRRGDYAPGQQLPHIRDLVDAGEGSKSTVHAAYKALEAEGLVTSSRGHGTVVREQAPLKRLGIARYDKAKWRDGDEVAFIADRVASGRAYKRGEQTQSVSRVPAPPLVAAAHGLPEGAEVYARARLVKEGDQPTHTLTSYYRPEHVEGTRIVDPSPGPAGRGGGFRVLYDAGYEIDHMREELFARVATQEEATLLQLAPGEWVVELHRTTWTADETVVEFAIGLHAATRFAWAYDFQVPDSAREATQ; encoded by the coding sequence GTGGCACCCAAGTGGCGAGAGCTGGCCGACAAGCTGGCTGAACAGATCAGGCGGGGCGACTACGCCCCTGGCCAGCAGCTACCGCACATCCGGGACCTGGTGGACGCGGGCGAAGGCTCGAAGTCCACGGTCCACGCGGCGTACAAGGCGCTCGAAGCCGAGGGGCTGGTGACCTCTTCGCGGGGCCACGGGACAGTCGTACGGGAGCAGGCGCCACTGAAGCGGCTCGGCATTGCTCGGTACGACAAGGCGAAGTGGCGGGATGGCGACGAGGTCGCGTTCATCGCCGACCGCGTCGCGTCGGGTCGCGCCTACAAGCGGGGTGAGCAGACGCAGAGCGTCAGCCGTGTACCGGCGCCTCCGTTGGTGGCCGCGGCCCACGGGCTTCCCGAAGGCGCGGAGGTGTACGCGCGGGCGAGGCTCGTGAAGGAAGGCGACCAGCCAACGCACACCCTGACCAGCTACTACCGCCCCGAGCACGTCGAGGGAACGCGGATCGTCGACCCGAGCCCGGGGCCCGCCGGCCGTGGCGGCGGCTTCCGGGTCCTGTACGACGCGGGGTACGAGATCGACCACATGCGGGAGGAGCTGTTCGCGAGGGTCGCGACACAGGAAGAGGCGACGCTTCTTCAGCTGGCGCCCGGCGAATGGGTCGTTGAACTGCACCGGACCACGTGGACGGCGGACGAAACCGTCGTTGAGTTCGCCATCGGCTTGCATGCGGCCACCCGCTTCGCGTGGGCCTACGACTTCCAGGTCCCCGACTCGGCACGGGAGGCAACACAATGA
- a CDS encoding YdcF family protein codes for MISAQNWADAELLWDFQQMHHEPRPCSVAIGLGSHDLGVAEVTADLYHRGMAPLIVFTGATSRTTRERMPRGEAEHYRERAVELGVPASAILVEPHARNTGENIRFSRALLVERAIHVESVLLVSKPYEERRAYATARKLWPEVEIVSASALMTLTEYVDSIQDPRLVFDMLVGAQQRLLTYPQKGFLSHQDVPPAVTRAYERLCTGGFTSRLAPDQ; via the coding sequence ATGATCTCTGCGCAGAACTGGGCCGACGCCGAGCTGCTCTGGGACTTCCAGCAGATGCACCATGAGCCACGGCCCTGCTCTGTGGCGATTGGGCTCGGTAGTCACGACCTGGGGGTAGCGGAGGTCACGGCCGACCTCTACCACCGCGGCATGGCGCCGCTGATCGTGTTCACCGGCGCCACAAGCCGAACGACCCGCGAGCGGATGCCCCGCGGTGAGGCGGAGCACTACCGTGAGCGGGCTGTTGAGCTGGGCGTGCCTGCCTCTGCCATTCTCGTGGAGCCGCACGCGCGGAACACAGGCGAGAACATCCGTTTCTCTCGGGCGCTGCTCGTGGAGAGGGCCATTCACGTCGAATCCGTGCTGCTAGTCAGCAAGCCGTACGAGGAGCGTCGGGCCTACGCGACGGCCCGCAAGCTTTGGCCGGAGGTGGAGATCGTCAGCGCCTCCGCGCTGATGACGCTCACCGAGTATGTGGATTCCATCCAGGACCCCCGGCTGGTCTTCGACATGCTCGTCGGCGCGCAGCAACGGCTTCTTACATACCCGCAGAAAGGGTTCCTGAGTCACCAGGACGTCCCGCCCGCGGTTACCAGGGCCTACGAGCGCCTCTGCACGGGCGGCTTCACCAGTCGCCTCGCACCCGATCAGTGA
- a CDS encoding GNAT family N-acetyltransferase: protein MIRNARITDVPVLYAMIRELAEYEKSLHEVRTTEEQLREALFGAHPAAFSHVAETEDGEVVGFSIWFLNFSTWRGVHGIYLEDLYVRPGVRGGGYGKALLAELARTCVQRGYERLEWSVLNWNTPAIDFYRSVGAVPMDEWTVNRLTDGALRALAGER, encoded by the coding sequence ATGATCCGTAACGCGCGCATCACCGACGTCCCCGTCCTGTACGCCATGATCCGCGAGCTCGCGGAGTACGAGAAGTCGCTCCACGAGGTCCGCACCACCGAGGAGCAGTTGCGCGAGGCGCTGTTCGGGGCGCACCCGGCGGCGTTCTCGCACGTCGCGGAGACGGAGGACGGCGAGGTCGTCGGCTTCTCGATCTGGTTCCTGAACTTCTCCACCTGGCGCGGTGTGCACGGCATCTACCTGGAGGACCTGTACGTACGGCCGGGCGTGCGCGGCGGCGGGTACGGGAAGGCCCTGCTGGCGGAGTTGGCGCGGACCTGCGTGCAGCGGGGGTACGAGCGGCTGGAGTGGTCGGTCCTCAACTGGAACACCCCGGCGATCGACTTCTACCGGTCGGTCGGGGCGGTCCCGATGGACGAGTGGACGGTGAACCGGCTGACGGACGGCGCGCTGCGCGCACTGGCCGGGGAGCGGTAG
- a CDS encoding DNA cytosine methyltransferase, producing the protein MSNEVDVREQPLRVAGLFAGVGGLELGLKQAGLETAMLCEVWNPAQAVLAKHFPDVPLEPDVQHLKALPSDIDVVTAGFPCQDLSQAGRTAGIAGEQSGLVSHVFRLLRKHHPRWLVLENVRNMLVLDKGKAMLHLVQELEALGYSWAYRLVDSRFTGVPQRRQRVLFVASLSEDPRNVLLADDAGEPDEQGHAADAYGFYWTEGLTGVGWARDAVPTVKGGSGLGIPSPPGIWIPGNPAGHRIVTPSITDAEQLQGFEKDWTLAEATAGQRGGRDRWKLVGNAVTVGVSQWLGRRLLSPGQYDETEASPIADSARWPTAAWGHGGKRWRSHVSMWPEHSKYTHLMDLVDPNGLTPLSHRAAAGFYSRTQRARLKFNEEFLLDMKEHVELMDPRNKAQATVGVGR; encoded by the coding sequence GTGAGCAATGAGGTAGACGTACGCGAGCAGCCCCTCCGTGTGGCGGGGCTCTTCGCAGGTGTGGGCGGCCTTGAGCTCGGCCTCAAGCAGGCTGGGTTGGAGACGGCCATGCTCTGTGAGGTGTGGAACCCGGCCCAGGCCGTGCTCGCCAAGCATTTTCCCGACGTCCCGCTTGAGCCTGACGTTCAGCACCTCAAAGCTCTCCCCAGCGACATCGACGTGGTCACGGCTGGGTTCCCCTGCCAAGACCTGTCGCAGGCTGGCCGAACGGCAGGCATCGCCGGCGAACAGTCGGGGCTCGTCTCCCACGTCTTCCGGCTCCTTCGCAAGCACCATCCTCGGTGGCTGGTGCTTGAGAACGTGCGGAACATGCTGGTGCTCGACAAGGGCAAAGCGATGCTCCACCTCGTTCAGGAGCTCGAAGCCCTCGGATATTCGTGGGCCTACCGACTCGTGGATTCGCGCTTCACCGGTGTGCCGCAGCGCCGCCAGCGTGTTCTTTTCGTGGCCAGCCTCAGCGAAGACCCTCGCAACGTGCTGCTCGCCGACGACGCTGGCGAGCCGGACGAGCAAGGCCACGCCGCCGACGCTTACGGCTTCTACTGGACCGAGGGTCTCACGGGTGTGGGGTGGGCTCGTGACGCAGTGCCCACAGTCAAGGGGGGATCAGGGCTCGGCATCCCCTCACCGCCGGGCATCTGGATTCCCGGCAATCCCGCCGGACACCGGATCGTGACGCCGTCGATCACGGACGCCGAGCAGCTTCAGGGGTTCGAAAAGGACTGGACCCTGGCCGAGGCGACGGCAGGGCAGAGGGGTGGGCGCGACCGCTGGAAGCTGGTGGGCAACGCTGTCACGGTTGGTGTTTCCCAGTGGCTCGGCAGGCGGCTCCTCAGCCCTGGCCAGTACGACGAAACCGAAGCCTCGCCAATCGCGGACAGCGCTCGATGGCCGACGGCGGCCTGGGGCCACGGAGGCAAGCGCTGGCGTTCACACGTCTCCATGTGGCCGGAGCACAGCAAGTACACCCATCTGATGGATCTTGTCGATCCCAACGGTCTCACGCCCCTCAGCCATCGGGCTGCCGCTGGGTTCTACTCACGGACCCAGCGGGCTCGGCTGAAGTTCAACGAGGAGTTCTTGCTCGACATGAAGGAACACGTCGAGCTGATGGACCCTAGGAACAAGGCACAAGCAACTGTGGGAGTAGGCCGATAG
- a CDS encoding DUF6284 family protein, whose protein sequence is MKSIAALQSIVTPWSDGLEPSDAELDAIKVEMPLILAEVELLDALISQLDRPASEFDARRIRRARNRVLAARRDLANRPAAMTVPGDAA, encoded by the coding sequence GTGAAGTCCATCGCTGCACTTCAGAGCATCGTTACCCCGTGGTCGGACGGTTTGGAGCCGTCGGACGCGGAGCTGGACGCGATCAAGGTCGAGATGCCGCTGATCCTGGCGGAAGTCGAGCTGCTCGACGCGCTGATCTCCCAGCTGGACCGGCCGGCGTCCGAGTTCGACGCCCGCCGGATCCGCCGGGCGCGCAATCGGGTCCTGGCGGCCCGCCGGGACCTGGCCAACCGCCCCGCCGCTATGACGGTGCCGGGGGACGCGGCATGA
- a CDS encoding GlcG/HbpS family heme-binding protein — translation MNTRTRVLTGTALAAALGAGAFGAVSASAAPAAAPASVAKKDEAGDKNFTTTTHLTVDAATRAAQAALHAAEKENQKVTVAVVDRNGNTLVTLRGDGAGPQSYESAQRKAYTAVSWNAPTSVLVGRLAQAPNLKDIPGTLFLGGGTPVQANGAPVAGIGVAGAPSGDLDEKFAKAGVDALAK, via the coding sequence ATGAACACCCGCACCCGCGTCCTCACCGGTACCGCCCTCGCCGCCGCCCTCGGCGCCGGTGCCTTCGGCGCCGTCAGTGCCAGTGCCGCGCCCGCCGCCGCTCCCGCCTCGGTCGCCAAGAAGGACGAGGCCGGCGACAAGAACTTCACCACCACGACCCACCTCACCGTCGACGCCGCCACCCGCGCCGCCCAGGCCGCGCTGCACGCGGCCGAGAAGGAGAACCAGAAGGTGACGGTCGCGGTCGTGGACCGCAACGGCAACACCCTCGTCACCCTGCGCGGCGACGGCGCCGGCCCGCAGTCCTACGAGTCGGCGCAGCGCAAGGCCTACACCGCCGTGTCCTGGAACGCCCCGACCTCGGTGCTCGTGGGCCGCCTCGCCCAGGCCCCGAACCTGAAGGACATCCCCGGCACCCTGTTCCTCGGCGGCGGCACCCCCGTCCAGGCGAACGGCGCCCCGGTCGCCGGCATCGGTGTGGCCGGCGCCCCGAGCGGCGACCTGGACGAGAAGTTCGCCAAGGCCGGAGTCGACGCGCTCGCCAAGTAG
- a CDS encoding zinc-binding dehydrogenase encodes MNAVRLHAFGPAENLVHEAVPAPVPAAGQVRVAVAAAGVHLLDTSLREGVRGPAPALPDLPTVPGREVAGTVEALGPGTDPAWLGRRVVVHLGFAPGGYAEYAVADADRLHPVPDGLGPAEAVAMIGTGRTALGILQFAALGPGSVALVPAAAGGIGTLLVQYAKNAGAEVVALAGGPAKTALAAGNGADLALDYTAPGWSAAVRTRYPDGATVLFDSVGGATARTALGLLAPGARHLVFGWSGGELVLTDAEQAALTARGITTQHVLGPAMFQRVATPDPLRTLETRALAEAAAGRLRPALTRYPLAEAAAAHRALESRATTGKVVLEPGLRPFRRKPVGTASG; translated from the coding sequence ATGAACGCCGTCCGGCTGCACGCCTTCGGCCCTGCCGAGAACCTCGTCCACGAGGCCGTCCCCGCTCCCGTACCGGCGGCCGGCCAGGTCCGCGTCGCCGTGGCCGCCGCGGGCGTGCACCTGCTCGACACCAGCCTCCGCGAGGGGGTCCGGGGCCCCGCCCCCGCCCTCCCCGACCTCCCGACCGTCCCCGGCCGGGAGGTCGCCGGGACGGTCGAAGCCCTCGGCCCCGGCACCGACCCGGCCTGGCTGGGCCGCCGGGTCGTCGTCCACCTCGGCTTCGCCCCCGGCGGGTACGCCGAGTACGCCGTCGCCGACGCCGACCGGCTGCACCCCGTACCCGACGGGCTCGGTCCCGCCGAGGCCGTCGCCATGATCGGGACGGGCCGCACCGCCCTGGGGATCCTCCAGTTCGCGGCACTCGGCCCGGGCTCGGTGGCCTTGGTCCCCGCCGCCGCGGGCGGCATCGGCACCCTGCTCGTCCAGTACGCCAAGAACGCCGGCGCCGAGGTCGTCGCCCTCGCCGGAGGCCCCGCGAAGACGGCCCTGGCCGCGGGGAACGGCGCCGATCTCGCCCTCGACTACACCGCCCCCGGCTGGTCCGCCGCCGTCCGTACCCGGTACCCCGACGGCGCCACCGTCCTCTTCGACTCCGTCGGCGGCGCCACCGCCCGCACCGCCCTCGGCCTGCTCGCCCCCGGCGCCCGGCACCTGGTCTTCGGCTGGTCCGGCGGCGAACTGGTCCTCACCGACGCCGAACAGGCCGCGCTCACCGCCCGCGGGATCACCACGCAGCACGTCCTCGGCCCGGCCATGTTCCAGCGCGTCGCCACTCCCGACCCCCTGCGCACCCTGGAGACCCGCGCCCTGGCCGAGGCGGCGGCGGGCCGCCTCCGCCCGGCCCTGACCCGCTACCCCCTCGCCGAGGCCGCCGCCGCCCACCGCGCCCTGGAGTCCCGCGCCACGACGGGCAAGGTCGTCCTGGAACCCGGCCTCCGCCCGTTCCGCCGTAAGCCGGTTGGGACTGCAAGCGGATAG
- a CDS encoding aminoglycoside phosphotransferase family protein — MVDIAEIPDGLVEAQVRWNGDAGREFIAALPARAARFLERWELRRTGPLMHGVTALVVPVVRADGSAAALKLQRVDEESAGEPDALRAWGGRGAVRLLEHDGETGTLLLERLDERRHLSAVAERDSRAAVRVIGELLARLTAVVAPEGLRGLGAMAAEMLDDVPRALGRLADVRERRLLGDCAAALAEVAGEPGDRLLHWDLHYDNVLAGHREPWLAIDPKPLAGDPGFDLLPAINNNFRADEVRWRFDLLTEAAGLDGDRDRARAWTLGRVVQNCLWDVEDGEDEMQEEQLVVAQVLLGR, encoded by the coding sequence GTGGTTGACATCGCGGAGATTCCGGACGGGCTGGTCGAGGCGCAGGTCAGGTGGAACGGCGACGCGGGGCGGGAGTTCATCGCCGCTCTGCCCGCGCGGGCGGCGCGGTTCCTCGAGCGCTGGGAGCTGCGGCGTACGGGGCCGCTGATGCACGGGGTGACGGCCCTGGTGGTGCCGGTGGTGCGGGCCGACGGGAGCGCGGCGGCGCTGAAGTTGCAGCGGGTGGACGAGGAGAGCGCCGGGGAGCCGGACGCGCTGCGCGCCTGGGGCGGGCGGGGCGCCGTACGGCTGCTGGAGCACGACGGGGAGACGGGCACGCTGCTGCTGGAGCGGCTGGACGAGCGGCGGCACCTGTCGGCGGTCGCCGAACGGGATTCGCGCGCGGCGGTCCGGGTGATCGGCGAACTGCTGGCGCGGCTGACGGCGGTTGTGGCGCCGGAGGGGCTGCGCGGCCTCGGCGCGATGGCCGCCGAGATGCTGGACGACGTACCGCGGGCGCTGGGGCGGTTGGCGGACGTGCGGGAGCGGCGGCTGCTCGGGGACTGCGCGGCGGCGCTGGCGGAGGTCGCGGGCGAGCCGGGGGACCGGCTGCTGCACTGGGACCTGCACTACGACAACGTGCTGGCGGGACACCGGGAGCCGTGGCTGGCGATCGACCCGAAGCCGCTGGCCGGGGACCCGGGCTTCGACCTGCTCCCGGCGATCAACAACAACTTCCGGGCGGACGAGGTGCGGTGGCGGTTCGACCTGCTGACGGAGGCGGCGGGGCTGGACGGCGACCGGGACCGGGCGCGGGCGTGGACGCTGGGGCGGGTGGTGCAGAACTGCCTGTGGGACGTGGAGGACGGCGAGGACGAGATGCAGGAGGAGCAACTGGTGGTGGCGCAGGTACTGCTGGGGCGGTGA
- a CDS encoding pentapeptide repeat-containing protein: MATVRKGRRPETVKAARRPEVRLPELTAWEGGELEADGDYDGLEFADLDLTGQGGGGARFMDCALRRCVLDEAGLGKARFLDSLLDGVRGVGTGLAGASLRDVELVDARLGGVQMHGAVLERVVVRGGKIDYLNLREARLRDVVFEGCVLVEPDFAGAVLERVEFRDCVLRGADFGGVRMSDVDLRGVAELTPARGLEGLAGAVISPAQLLDLAPAMAAQLGLRVLP, translated from the coding sequence ATGGCAACGGTGCGAAAAGGACGGCGGCCGGAGACGGTGAAGGCGGCACGACGCCCGGAGGTGCGGCTTCCGGAGCTCACGGCGTGGGAGGGCGGCGAGCTGGAGGCGGACGGGGACTACGACGGGCTGGAGTTCGCGGATCTGGACCTGACGGGGCAGGGGGGGGGGGGGGCCCGCTTCATGGACTGCGCACTGCGGCGCTGCGTGCTGGACGAGGCGGGGCTGGGGAAGGCGCGGTTCCTGGACTCGCTGCTGGACGGGGTCCGGGGAGTGGGGACCGGCCTGGCGGGGGCCTCGCTGCGGGACGTGGAGCTGGTGGACGCCCGGCTGGGCGGCGTGCAGATGCACGGGGCCGTGCTGGAGCGGGTGGTGGTCCGCGGGGGCAAGATCGACTACCTGAACCTGCGGGAGGCGCGGCTGCGGGACGTGGTCTTCGAGGGGTGCGTGCTGGTGGAGCCGGACTTCGCGGGGGCGGTGCTGGAGCGTGTGGAGTTCCGGGACTGCGTGCTCCGCGGGGCGGACTTCGGCGGGGTGCGGATGTCCGACGTGGACCTGCGGGGCGTGGCGGAGCTGACGCCGGCCCGGGGCCTGGAGGGCCTGGCGGGGGCGGTGATCAGCCCGGCGCAGCTGCTGGACCTGGCGCCGGCGATGGCTGCGCAGCTGGGCCTGCGGGTACTGCCGTAG